GCGGAGGCGTCGATGCCGTGCACGGAAAATCCCGCGTCGCGCGCCTTTTCCAGAAACTCGCCCGTGGCGCAGCCGATCTCGAGAAGCTCCCCGCCCGGACGATGCGCCTTGAGGAAATCGACGCGGTCGCGCGCCACCTTCACCGACTTGCGCACGGCGGCCATGCCGCGCGCGTCGTGATAGAGGCCCTCCTGCACGTCCTCGTATCGCGCGGGATCGTGCGGCTTGTACCACAGGCCGCACGACGCGCAGGCGCGGATCGTTGCGCCGCCGCGCGTCGTTTCGGTCGCGGGCGCCGCGTCGCCGCAGACCGGGCACGTCCGATCGATGCCGGTCGGGACCGGAGGGAAAAATGCGCTCGTCATGATGCCTGGCCGGAAGGCGCGGCGGTCAGAACGCGGTGCCGAGCATCAGGCCGCCGGCGATCTCGCTGCCGCGATTGATGCCGTCGTCCGCGCGGGACACGCCGTGATAGCGGAAATCCACGTCGGCGAGAAAACGCTCGTTGGCGCCCAGAAACGAGAGGCCGAACCCAAAGCCCGGCATGCCGTCGAACGCCTCTTCCTCGTCCGCCGTGTACGAAAGGCCCGCGCGCAGCGCGAACTCGTGCACGAGGAAATACTCCGCGGCCAGCGTGCCGCGATGCCGCTCGGTCAGAAGCTCGATATCGTCGCGCTCCATCGGGCGGCGCCAATAATATTCCGCCAGGAACTGAAGGCCGTTCGGCAGATTGTACGCGAGCCCCGCGACAAGCCGGGGCGCCAGCACGGAATACACATCCACATCGACATCGCGCCGGTCGACGAAATCCTCGGCCGGCCGCACGATGCGGTATTCCTGGTCGGTCGTCAGCGTGGTGCGCCCGTTGCCGCCGTGCTCGTACGCGACGCCGAGCTGCAAGGCCTTGAACGGCCGTAGCAAGAAGCCCACCTCCGGCGACGCGGCCGTGGCGAAAGCGCCGCCTTCCCAATTCGCGCGGTCCGTCTCCCACGTCCGCGGAATCGCGTAGTCGTTGAAGCTGAACGAATGGATGATGTCCGCGTATTGCCACAGAGCCCCGCGCCCGGCGACACCAAGCGCCACCCAGTCGTTGAACCCGTACGTCAGGCCCGCGCGCACATTCGTCGCCTGCGTGCGCATTTTCACGGTGTTGGAGAGCTTGCGCGACCGGCTGCCGAACGCCGCGTCGCTGCGCACGCGCGAGTCGCCGTCCGTGACGCGATGAGCGATCGATCCGAGCGCCACGAAATTGCCGCCGAAACCGGCGGCGCTTTTGCCCGCCAACGGAACGATGGCGGTCACGCCCGGCGTGTAGTGCAGGCGCACGTGCCGTCGGTCGATCGCGTCGGATTCGGTCTGCTCGCGCTGGCTGTCTTCCTGCAGCACGACGTCGAACAGAAGCTGCGTGTGCGAAACCTGAACCACGTTCGCGATGTTGTGCAGCGTCGGCGCGCCGAACGCGGAGAACGCCGCGGCGCCCGCGCCGTCAAGCGCGCGCGATCGCGAGATCGACGGATCGGGAAAGATGTTCGCCTGCGCCTGTTCGCACACGCACGCCTCGCCGAAGATCGTCTCGTCGGAGATCTCCTGCAACGGCGCGTCTTGCGCCGGCGCGGGCATCGCCGCGAAAACGGCGGCAAGAAACAGGCCGGCGGAGAGCCATACACGGGCCGCGCGCACGCCAAGCGCATGCGCGCGGAACGCACCATCACGCGCGCCACGACGGGAATCGAGCATGCCAGCGCCTTCGCCTTTTTTCCGGCTCAAGTCAAGCAGGCGTGCTCGATGGCGGGCGCTTTTCGACGTTCGCTCCTCGCCGGCGTTCGTTCGAAACGGCGCCTTTGACCGGGCGGGCGTTGTTGCTACGATCGCGCCGCATGAGACGCGTTCTGCTTGCCGCCGCGGCCGTCATTGGCGCGCTGTTCCTTTTCGAGATCGCGATCCGTTTCGCGTGGCCGCGGGTGACGGAACGGGGCCCGTATCTGCGCTTTTCCAATCCGCATCGCGACCAGACGGGTTTTGAGCGCG
The nucleotide sequence above comes from bacterium. Encoded proteins:
- a CDS encoding DUF3187 family protein, with protein sequence MLDSRRGARDGAFRAHALGVRAARVWLSAGLFLAAVFAAMPAPAQDAPLQEISDETIFGEACVCEQAQANIFPDPSISRSRALDGAGAAAFSAFGAPTLHNIANVVQVSHTQLLFDVVLQEDSQREQTESDAIDRRHVRLHYTPGVTAIVPLAGKSAAGFGGNFVALGSIAHRVTDGDSRVRSDAAFGSRSRKLSNTVKMRTQATNVRAGLTYGFNDWVALGVAGRGALWQYADIIHSFSFNDYAIPRTWETDRANWEGGAFATAASPEVGFLLRPFKALQLGVAYEHGGNGRTTLTTDQEYRIVRPAEDFVDRRDVDVDVYSVLAPRLVAGLAYNLPNGLQFLAEYYWRRPMERDDIELLTERHRGTLAAEYFLVHEFALRAGLSYTADEEEAFDGMPGFGFGLSFLGANERFLADVDFRYHGVSRADDGINRGSEIAGGLMLGTAF